Proteins co-encoded in one Sulfuricaulis limicola genomic window:
- a CDS encoding DUF4912 domain-containing protein, with translation MPTKNLKELRALARSRGLRGYSKLSRRELEKLLSLGGMQTPAAAEKTAKPATTTPVVKVKAKSASPRVKSAPVRVAKKTLPAAKITPPKARPAPALTPQWEWAGDVQRQSADEEQIESAKYAVVPPGSAAPRAEAMDLNEDIDNLPPVAEATLCLLPQKPGVLHGYWVLPPDSAARAQSFRLRLGRIASDVFEIIDEIPVSRERGRWYFHVDESTDMGEVYLQLGYYEPDGRFVIATRRGIARIPSLHASNRTDRLWWVSEEQFRAMYRRAGGRVHGSRLGWAASISSPGGAPSSDRLAWPGGISSRQI, from the coding sequence ATGCCGACCAAAAACCTCAAGGAATTGCGCGCCCTGGCCCGGTCCCGCGGCCTGCGGGGATACTCCAAACTGTCACGCCGCGAACTCGAAAAGCTGTTGTCCTTGGGCGGCATGCAGACACCGGCGGCGGCAGAAAAAACCGCAAAGCCGGCAACGACAACACCTGTCGTCAAAGTCAAAGCCAAATCTGCCTCGCCTCGCGTTAAATCCGCGCCCGTGCGCGTCGCCAAAAAAACCCTGCCGGCGGCCAAGATCACGCCACCGAAGGCGCGCCCGGCGCCGGCGTTGACGCCGCAATGGGAATGGGCCGGCGATGTCCAGCGCCAATCTGCGGATGAAGAACAGATCGAGAGCGCGAAATACGCAGTCGTCCCGCCCGGCAGCGCCGCGCCACGCGCCGAGGCCATGGACCTCAATGAAGACATCGATAATCTCCCGCCGGTCGCCGAAGCGACGCTGTGCCTGCTGCCGCAGAAGCCCGGCGTGCTGCACGGGTATTGGGTCTTGCCGCCAGATTCTGCCGCGCGCGCCCAATCGTTCAGGCTTCGACTCGGACGGATTGCCAGCGATGTTTTTGAAATCATCGACGAAATTCCGGTGTCGCGTGAACGCGGCCGCTGGTATTTCCACGTGGATGAATCCACCGACATGGGCGAGGTGTATTTGCAGCTCGGTTATTACGAACCGGACGGGCGCTTTGTCATCGCCACCCGCCGCGGCATCGCGCGCATCCCGAGCCTGCATGCCTCCAACCGCACCGACCGCCTGTGGTGGGTCAGCGAGGAACAGTTCCGCGCCATGTACCGGCGCGCCGGCGGCCGCGTGCACGGATCGCGCCTGGGCTGGGCCGCGTCCATCAGCAGCCCCGGCGGCGCGCCCTCTTCCGACCGTCTCGCCTGGCCGGGCGGCATCAGCAGCCGTCAGATTTAA
- a CDS encoding SAP domain-containing protein produces the protein MKIQKIRELARHQGLDPGKADKVELIRAIQRKEGNFDCFATAHAGACDQDACLWRADCFAAARSSKHS, from the coding sequence ATGAAAATCCAGAAGATACGCGAACTGGCCCGTCATCAGGGACTGGATCCGGGCAAGGCCGACAAAGTCGAGCTGATCAGGGCGATTCAGCGCAAGGAAGGCAATTTTGACTGCTTTGCCACGGCTCATGCGGGCGCATGCGATCAAGACGCTTGCCTGTGGCGCGCAGACTGTTTTGCCGCGGCCAGGAGCAGCAAGCATTCCTGA
- a CDS encoding acetyltransferase: MFLRHVSSGDIVEVMDVESLFDPFRNEFKGRFHAGEEMPDPAGFRKSDMIFLSGERLPRCWVDPHYKERKI, from the coding sequence ATGTTTCTCAGGCATGTTTCGAGCGGTGACATCGTGGAGGTGATGGATGTCGAATCCCTCTTTGATCCTTTCCGGAATGAATTCAAGGGCCGGTTCCACGCGGGCGAGGAAATGCCGGATCCTGCCGGCTTTCGCAAGTCCGACATGATATTTCTCTCCGGTGAGCGCCTGCCGCGTTGCTGGGTGGACCCGCACTACAAGGAGCGAAAAATCTGA
- the hpf gene encoding ribosome hibernation-promoting factor, HPF/YfiA family, which translates to MPVPLQITLKDMPQSEAVESRIREKAEKLNRFHERIISCRVVVESPQRHQHQGKLYSVHIDLSVPGAELVANRAQDEDVYVAIRDAFGAITRQLEDFTRRQRGDVKTHTAPDA; encoded by the coding sequence ATGCCGGTTCCATTGCAGATAACCTTGAAAGACATGCCGCAGTCCGAGGCGGTGGAGTCCCGTATCCGCGAAAAGGCGGAGAAGCTTAACCGTTTTCATGAGCGCATCATCAGCTGCCGCGTGGTGGTGGAATCGCCGCAGCGGCACCAGCATCAAGGCAAACTCTACAGTGTTCACATCGACCTCTCCGTGCCCGGCGCCGAACTGGTGGCGAACCGCGCCCAGGACGAGGATGTCTACGTCGCGATTCGCGACGCTTTCGGCGCCATCACCCGGCAGCTGGAGGACTTCACGCGACGCCAGCGCGGCGACGTGAAGACTCATACCGCGCCTGACGCCTGA
- a CDS encoding class I SAM-dependent methyltransferase codes for MDINAVQRVYRRYAPAYDFYFGAMFQPGRREIIARLDCRPGDRILEVGVGTGLSLSLYPRHVEITGIDLSREMLVRARARRRCQHLKHVVALRLMDAEHMQFADNSFDKVVAMYVVSVTPHPARMTDEMRRVCKPGGELFIVNHFHHANSLVGGVERLAAPFSHVMGFRPDFSLEHFIDETGLDVAARIPVNALGYWTLLRCRNNKRSRAGVAPMPALA; via the coding sequence ATGGATATCAATGCCGTTCAGAGAGTCTATCGACGTTACGCCCCGGCCTATGATTTTTATTTCGGGGCCATGTTCCAGCCCGGGCGCCGGGAAATCATCGCCCGCCTGGACTGCCGCCCCGGCGACCGCATTCTCGAGGTTGGTGTGGGCACGGGTCTTTCCCTCTCGCTTTATCCGCGTCATGTCGAGATTACCGGCATCGACCTTTCCCGGGAGATGCTGGTGCGCGCCCGCGCCCGCCGTCGCTGCCAGCACCTGAAGCACGTGGTGGCCTTGCGCCTGATGGACGCCGAGCACATGCAGTTCGCCGACAACAGCTTCGACAAGGTGGTGGCGATGTATGTCGTTTCCGTCACCCCGCACCCGGCACGCATGACGGATGAGATGCGGCGGGTGTGCAAGCCCGGCGGCGAGCTTTTCATCGTGAATCATTTCCATCACGCCAACTCGCTGGTCGGCGGGGTGGAGCGGCTGGCGGCGCCGTTTTCGCACGTGATGGGCTTTCGCCCGGATTTCTCGCTGGAGCATTTCATCGACGAGACCGGGCTGGACGTCGCGGCACGGATTCCGGTGAATGCGCTGGGATACTGGACACTCTTGCGGTGTCGCAACAACAAGCGTTCCAGGGCGGGCGTCGCCCCGATGCCGGCGCTCGCCTGA
- the glgA gene encoding glycogen synthase GlgA: MPRILFVTSEAHPLVKTGGLGDVAGSLPVALQSRGADVRLLLPAYRDAVTRANKLKNVASLTIAGLEAPVKILEGRLPGTSLIIWLADFPPAYDRPGNPYLDSRGQPWPDNAMRFALLAHVATALALGRSRIKWRPDVVHGHDWQTGLVPVLLAREKTRPATIFTIHNLAYQGLFPHRTFTALALPPGLWSPEALEFHDQLSFMKGGLVFADQLTTVSPTYAREIQTPEFGDGLDGLLRRRAARLSGILNGIDDAEWDPARDRYLVNHYSAGRLQGKAANKLALQREFGLPLEPDAPLIGMVGRLVAQKGIDLVLDTLPGLMHRPLQLVLLGSGEAAYETALVRQAARYKDRLSVRIGYDEGLAHRIEAGADMFLMPSRFEPCGLNQLYSLRYGTVPIVRRAGGLADTVVDATPENIGAGKATGIVFQEANGGALLAAMDRALALWRDAGCWQKIMRTGMRQDFSWRHRATKYMQMYERLRRPASDGAPRKRKATASVRRRRISGAS, translated from the coding sequence ATGCCGAGAATTCTCTTCGTGACGAGCGAGGCCCATCCACTGGTCAAAACCGGCGGACTGGGCGACGTCGCCGGCAGTCTGCCGGTCGCCCTGCAATCCCGGGGGGCCGATGTGCGCCTGCTGCTGCCCGCCTACCGGGATGCCGTCACACGCGCCAACAAACTCAAAAACGTCGCCTCGCTGACCATTGCCGGTCTCGAAGCGCCGGTAAAAATCCTGGAAGGCCGGCTCCCCGGCACGTCGCTGATCATCTGGCTGGCCGATTTCCCGCCGGCCTACGATCGGCCCGGCAATCCTTATCTTGACTCCCGTGGTCAACCATGGCCGGACAACGCCATGCGTTTCGCGCTGCTGGCGCACGTGGCAACGGCGCTTGCCCTGGGCCGCAGCCGGATCAAGTGGCGCCCGGACGTGGTGCACGGCCACGACTGGCAGACGGGGCTGGTGCCGGTGCTGCTGGCCCGGGAAAAAACACGACCCGCCACGATCTTCACCATTCACAACCTGGCGTATCAGGGCCTGTTTCCGCACCGGACTTTCACGGCGCTGGCGCTGCCGCCCGGGCTGTGGTCGCCGGAGGCGCTCGAGTTTCATGACCAGTTGTCGTTCATGAAGGGCGGCCTCGTGTTCGCCGACCAGCTCACCACCGTCAGCCCCACTTACGCGCGCGAAATCCAGACGCCGGAATTCGGCGACGGTCTGGACGGCCTGCTGCGCCGACGCGCCGCCCGGCTCAGCGGCATTCTCAACGGCATCGACGATGCGGAATGGGACCCGGCGCGCGACCGCTATCTGGTGAATCACTATTCCGCCGGCCGGCTGCAAGGCAAGGCTGCCAACAAACTGGCGCTGCAACGGGAATTCGGTCTTCCACTGGAACCCGATGCCCCCCTGATCGGCATGGTGGGCCGGCTGGTGGCGCAGAAAGGCATCGACCTGGTGCTCGACACCCTGCCCGGCCTCATGCACCGGCCGCTGCAACTCGTCCTGCTCGGCAGCGGCGAGGCTGCTTATGAGACGGCGCTGGTCCGGCAGGCCGCGCGCTACAAGGATCGCCTGTCCGTGCGTATCGGCTATGACGAAGGACTGGCGCACCGGATCGAGGCCGGGGCCGACATGTTCCTGATGCCATCGCGCTTCGAGCCCTGCGGGTTGAACCAGCTTTACAGCCTGCGTTACGGAACCGTTCCCATCGTCCGGCGTGCCGGCGGGCTGGCCGACACCGTGGTAGATGCGACACCGGAAAATATCGGCGCCGGGAAGGCAACCGGCATCGTGTTCCAGGAGGCGAACGGCGGCGCCCTGCTCGCTGCCATGGACCGCGCGTTGGCACTCTGGCGCGACGCCGGATGCTGGCAAAAAATCATGCGCACCGGAATGCGCCAGGATTTTTCCTGGCGCCACCGCGCTACCAAATACATGCAGATGTACGAACGCCTGCGCCGGCCGGCGTCGGATGGCGCTCCGCGCAAAAGAAAGGCGACCGCTTCCGTGCGTCGCCGGAGAATATCGGGCGCGTCCTGA
- the glgC gene encoding glucose-1-phosphate adenylyltransferase, with translation MNPGQSSQHITRLTRDTLALILAGGRGSRLKHLTLWRAKPSVPFGGKFRIIDFPLSNCMNSGIRRVGVLTQYKAHSLIKHIQRGWGFLRGELGEFVELLPAQQRIETSWYTGTADAVYQNLDIIRNHEPQYVLILAGDHVYKMDYGAMLLHHIESKADVTVACVEVPVARAREFGVMTMDAQGRIVDFQEKPEDPEPMPGRPDTALASMGIYLFNTRFLYEQLIRDADTAASSHDFGKDLIPSMIDAYRVMAYPFRDPVTDRQPYWRDVGTIDAFWEANIELVGVTPELNLYDDKWPIWTYQEQLPPAKFVFDDDDRRGMAVDSMVSGGCVISGSRIRHSLLFSDVKVHSYCEITDTVVLPDVVINRHCRLKRTVIDKGCHVPEGTVIGENFEQDAKRFHVSSGGVVLVTPEMLGQELHHAR, from the coding sequence ATGAACCCGGGCCAATCCTCGCAACACATCACCCGGCTGACACGCGATACCCTGGCGCTGATTCTCGCCGGCGGTCGCGGATCGCGGCTGAAACACCTCACGCTGTGGCGCGCCAAACCCTCGGTGCCGTTTGGCGGCAAGTTCCGCATCATCGATTTCCCGCTGTCGAACTGCATGAACTCCGGCATCCGGCGCGTCGGCGTGCTGACGCAGTACAAGGCGCACTCGCTCATCAAGCACATCCAGCGCGGCTGGGGGTTCCTGCGCGGCGAACTCGGCGAATTCGTGGAGCTGTTGCCGGCGCAGCAGCGCATCGAGACCTCGTGGTACACCGGCACGGCTGACGCGGTTTACCAGAACCTCGACATTATCCGCAATCACGAGCCGCAATACGTCCTGATCCTCGCCGGCGATCACGTATACAAGATGGACTACGGCGCGATGCTGCTGCATCACATCGAGAGCAAGGCGGACGTCACGGTTGCCTGCGTCGAGGTGCCGGTGGCGCGCGCGCGCGAATTCGGCGTGATGACCATGGATGCGCAGGGCCGCATCGTCGATTTTCAGGAGAAGCCGGAGGATCCCGAACCGATGCCGGGCCGCCCCGATACCGCCCTGGCCTCCATGGGAATTTACCTGTTCAACACCCGCTTCCTGTATGAACAGCTGATTCGCGACGCCGACACCGCCGCTTCGTCGCATGACTTCGGAAAGGATCTCATTCCTTCCATGATCGACGCCTATCGCGTCATGGCCTACCCGTTCCGCGACCCGGTCACCGACCGGCAGCCGTACTGGCGCGACGTCGGGACCATCGATGCCTTCTGGGAGGCGAATATCGAGCTGGTCGGAGTCACGCCCGAGCTCAATCTGTACGACGATAAATGGCCGATCTGGACCTATCAGGAGCAGTTGCCGCCGGCCAAGTTCGTGTTCGACGACGACGACCGCCGCGGCATGGCCGTGGACTCGATGGTATCGGGCGGCTGCGTCATTTCCGGTTCGCGCATCCGCCATTCGCTGCTGTTCTCGGACGTGAAGGTGCACTCCTACTGCGAGATCACCGACACCGTGGTGTTGCCGGACGTCGTGATCAACCGTCACTGCCGCCTGAAACGGACGGTGATCGACAAGGGTTGCCACGTTCCCGAAGGTACGGTGATCGGCGAGAATTTCGAGCAGGATGCCAAACGCTTCCACGTGAGTTCCGGTGGCGTGGTGCTGGTGACGCCGGAAATGCTGGGCCAGGAACTGCATCATGCCCGATGA
- a CDS encoding glycoside hydrolase family 57 protein → MPDDIRLKVVLCWHMHQPQYRDLMSGSYHLPWTYLHAIKDYTDMAAHLEAVPAARAVVNFAPLLLEQIEDYAKQVEGFLTNSLAIRDPLLAALISPAQPPSDEERIMLIKACVRANEARMIGRFPAFHRLAEMAAWCMAHPESLRYLSNQYLADLLVWYHLAWLGETVRRNDARIKRLLEKETGYSLHDRRELLSVIGELLSNVIPRYRQLAARGQVELSVTPYAHPIVPLLLDFACAREAMPQAPLPLLPQYPGGEERARWHIREGIETFRRHFGFAPAGCWPSEGAVSTPSLKLLAQAGFRWAASGEGVLHNSLAQSGHAEHGMKEAWLYRHYSVADSGMSCFFRDDGLSDLIGFTYAGWHADDAVNNLVHHLENIAHACRAHPEHVVSIIMDGENAWEHYPENAYFFLSALYRRLSEHPGIELTTFSDCLKTVAAKHLPQLTAGSWVYGTLSTWIGEPDKNRGWDMLGDAKHAFDAAASRLSAEQLERARRQLAICEGSDWFWWFGGDNPASTVADFEQLYRQHLTNLYQLIGTEPPEYLAQVFTRGGGAPRHGGVMRPGQLSTG, encoded by the coding sequence ATGCCCGATGACATACGGTTGAAAGTCGTGCTGTGCTGGCATATGCACCAGCCGCAATACCGCGATCTGATGAGCGGCAGCTACCATCTGCCGTGGACCTACCTGCATGCCATCAAGGATTACACCGACATGGCGGCGCATCTCGAGGCCGTGCCGGCGGCGCGCGCCGTGGTCAATTTTGCCCCGTTGCTGCTCGAGCAGATCGAAGACTACGCGAAACAGGTGGAGGGCTTTCTTACCAACAGCCTTGCCATCCGCGATCCGTTGCTGGCGGCGCTGATCAGTCCTGCGCAGCCGCCTTCGGACGAGGAACGCATCATGCTCATCAAGGCCTGCGTGCGCGCCAATGAAGCGCGCATGATCGGCCGCTTCCCCGCCTTCCACCGCCTGGCCGAAATGGCCGCCTGGTGCATGGCGCATCCCGAGTCGCTGCGCTACCTGAGCAACCAGTATCTCGCCGATCTGCTGGTGTGGTATCACCTGGCCTGGCTCGGTGAAACCGTGCGCCGCAACGACGCGCGTATCAAACGCCTGCTCGAAAAGGAAACTGGTTACAGTCTGCACGACCGGCGCGAACTGCTCAGCGTCATCGGCGAATTGCTGTCGAACGTGATCCCGCGCTACCGGCAACTGGCCGCGCGCGGGCAGGTGGAGCTGTCCGTGACGCCGTACGCCCACCCGATCGTGCCGCTGCTGCTCGACTTTGCCTGCGCGCGCGAGGCCATGCCGCAGGCGCCGCTGCCATTGCTGCCGCAGTATCCCGGCGGCGAGGAGCGGGCGCGCTGGCATATCCGCGAAGGCATCGAGACCTTCCGCCGGCATTTCGGTTTTGCGCCGGCCGGGTGCTGGCCGTCGGAAGGGGCGGTGAGCACGCCGTCCCTGAAGTTGCTGGCGCAGGCGGGTTTCCGCTGGGCCGCCAGCGGCGAGGGCGTGTTGCACAACAGCCTGGCGCAGTCGGGCCATGCGGAGCACGGCATGAAGGAGGCCTGGCTTTACCGCCACTACAGCGTCGCCGACAGCGGCATGAGCTGTTTCTTCCGCGACGACGGCTTGTCCGACCTCATCGGTTTTACCTACGCCGGTTGGCATGCCGATGACGCAGTCAACAACCTGGTGCATCATCTGGAAAACATCGCACACGCTTGCCGTGCGCATCCCGAGCACGTGGTGTCGATCATCATGGACGGGGAAAATGCCTGGGAGCATTATCCGGAGAACGCGTATTTTTTCCTGAGCGCGCTCTACCGTCGCCTGTCGGAACATCCCGGGATCGAGCTGACCACGTTTTCCGATTGCCTGAAAACCGTGGCGGCGAAGCATCTGCCCCAGCTCACGGCCGGTTCTTGGGTGTACGGCACGCTGTCCACTTGGATCGGTGAGCCGGACAAGAACCGCGGTTGGGACATGCTCGGCGACGCCAAGCATGCCTTCGATGCCGCTGCCTCCCGGCTCAGCGCCGAGCAGCTCGAGCGCGCGCGCCGCCAGCTAGCCATTTGCGAGGGCTCGGACTGGTTCTGGTGGTTCGGCGGTGACAATCCGGCTTCCACGGTGGCTGATTTCGAGCAGCTTTACCGCCAGCACCTGACCAATCTTTACCAGCTGATCGGCACGGAGCCGCCGGAATACCTGGCGCAGGTATTCACCCGCGGCGGCGGCGCCCCCAGGCACGGCGGCGTGATGCGCCCCGGCCAGCTCTCCACCGGATGA
- the malQ gene encoding 4-alpha-glucanotransferase — protein sequence MIPAVLEQRRAGVLLHPTSLPGGVGNGDLGADAHRFVDFLAQAGFSVWQMLPLGPTHRDGSPYHALSLHAGNPMLISLDRLVEWGWLEPDRPGAAVNVAAYRVERLAQSYKKFMQRATDSDQRDFAAFINREAHWLEDYALYRALRREYSGQAWFQWPAPLRDRDPDALATARVRLSDELEQVCFEQFVFARQWEALRSHAEQRNLLLFGDMPIFVAHDSVDVWMQREYFRLDDSGQPTAVAGVPPDYFSAQGQRWGNPLYRWERMQADGFRWWMARMTTEFRRFDLLRVDHFRGFEACWEIPAADATAVNGRWVRVPGEALFESLLRHFGSLPLVAEDLGMITPEVLALRDRFDFPGMEILQFAFDSGADNPYLPHNHRKLGVVYTGTHDNDTTLGWFENLPAERQLRVVEYLGYPHEPMPWPLVRAALASVSQLAIVPMQDILALGRGQRMNTPGTTDGNWRWRFHWEQIAPDLGERLKRMTAMYGRTAG from the coding sequence ATGATCCCCGCCGTCCTCGAACAGCGGCGCGCCGGGGTATTGCTGCATCCCACCTCGCTGCCGGGTGGCGTCGGCAATGGCGACCTCGGCGCGGACGCCCACCGCTTCGTGGATTTCCTGGCGCAGGCGGGCTTCAGCGTCTGGCAGATGCTGCCGCTCGGCCCCACGCATCGCGACGGTTCACCCTATCATGCGTTGTCGCTGCATGCCGGAAATCCCATGCTCATCAGTCTCGACCGGCTGGTCGAATGGGGCTGGCTGGAGCCGGACCGGCCCGGTGCCGCGGTGAACGTGGCGGCTTACCGTGTCGAGCGGCTGGCGCAGTCGTACAAGAAATTCATGCAGCGCGCCACGGATTCCGATCAGCGGGATTTCGCGGCCTTCATCAACCGCGAAGCGCACTGGCTCGAGGACTACGCGCTGTATCGCGCCCTGCGGCGCGAATATTCCGGTCAGGCCTGGTTCCAGTGGCCGGCACCATTGCGCGATCGCGATCCGGACGCGCTGGCCACGGCGCGCGTGCGCCTCAGCGATGAGCTGGAGCAGGTGTGTTTCGAACAGTTCGTTTTTGCGCGCCAGTGGGAGGCGCTGCGTTCACATGCGGAGCAGCGCAACCTGCTGCTGTTCGGAGACATGCCTATTTTCGTGGCGCACGACAGCGTCGACGTCTGGATGCAGCGTGAATATTTCCGGCTCGATGACAGCGGCCAGCCCACGGCCGTGGCGGGTGTGCCGCCGGATTATTTTTCCGCGCAGGGCCAGCGCTGGGGCAATCCTCTGTACCGCTGGGAGCGCATGCAGGCAGACGGTTTTCGCTGGTGGATGGCGCGCATGACCACCGAATTCAGGCGCTTCGATCTGCTGCGCGTGGACCACTTCCGCGGATTCGAGGCGTGCTGGGAAATACCGGCGGCGGATGCGACCGCAGTGAACGGACGCTGGGTCCGGGTCCCGGGCGAGGCGTTGTTCGAATCCCTGCTGCGGCATTTCGGCAGCCTGCCGCTGGTGGCCGAGGACCTCGGGATGATCACGCCGGAGGTGCTGGCGTTGCGCGACCGCTTCGACTTTCCCGGCATGGAAATATTGCAGTTCGCCTTCGACAGCGGCGCGGACAATCCCTACCTGCCGCACAATCACCGCAAGCTGGGCGTGGTTTACACCGGCACGCATGACAACGACACCACATTGGGCTGGTTCGAGAACCTGCCGGCGGAACGGCAATTGCGCGTGGTGGAATACCTCGGTTACCCGCATGAACCGATGCCATGGCCGCTGGTGCGTGCGGCGTTGGCCTCGGTCTCGCAACTGGCGATCGTGCCGATGCAGGATATCCTGGCGCTCGGCCGTGGGCAGCGCATGAACACCCCGGGCACGACCGATGGCAACTGGCGCTGGCGTTTCCACTGGGAACAGATCGCGCCGGATCTCGGTGAGCGGCTGAAGCGAATGACAGCCATGTACGGCCGCACCGCGGGGTAG
- a CDS encoding Crp/Fnr family transcriptional regulator — MNSAALSAAPKWLSFFPGLAEIQDDAWLEALHAAREITIPPKAVVIRRGDPCQNFLLLVRGTVRVYESSEGGREIALYRTHGGDICILTLNNLLSGADYAAEAVTEDEVRAVMIPMPFFQHAMAHSEAFRNFIMATLARRLSDVMRVVEQVTFQRLDLRLACLLGQLFERNKSAAISMTHEELARELGTTRVVISRMLKEFERMGCIRLQRGQIELLSSEALERLSRD; from the coding sequence ATGAATAGCGCTGCATTATCTGCTGCCCCAAAATGGCTTTCATTTTTTCCGGGACTCGCGGAAATCCAGGATGATGCCTGGCTGGAGGCGTTGCACGCTGCCAGGGAAATAACCATCCCTCCCAAAGCAGTGGTCATCCGTCGCGGCGATCCGTGTCAGAATTTCCTCCTGCTGGTGAGAGGCACGGTGCGCGTATACGAAAGTTCGGAAGGCGGGCGCGAGATTGCGCTCTATCGCACCCACGGCGGCGATATCTGTATCCTGACGCTGAACAACCTGCTTTCCGGCGCCGACTATGCCGCCGAAGCCGTGACCGAGGACGAGGTAAGGGCGGTCATGATTCCCATGCCGTTTTTCCAGCACGCCATGGCGCATTCCGAAGCCTTCCGCAACTTCATCATGGCCACGCTCGCGCGCCGTCTGAGCGATGTTATGCGGGTGGTGGAACAGGTCACCTTCCAGCGCCTCGATTTGCGTCTCGCCTGCCTGCTCGGCCAGCTTTTCGAGCGCAACAAGTCGGCCGCTATTTCGATGACTCACGAGGAATTGGCGCGTGAATTGGGCACGACACGCGTCGTGATAAGCCGGATGCTCAAGGAATTCGAGCGCATGGGATGCATACGTTTGCAGCGGGGCCAGATCGAGTTGTTGTCTTCGGAGGCTTTGGAGCGACTCTCGCGCGATTAA